Proteins encoded in a region of the Diadema setosum chromosome 20 unlocalized genomic scaffold, eeDiaSeto1 Scaffold_20_unloc_1, whole genome shotgun sequence genome:
- the LOC140245669 gene encoding uncharacterized protein, whose protein sequence is MKTSSGILLLWFSLIISVVQEGGTSRNVVPRARRFLKPGVPLTNDRSIKLRVLRHLGNALPPNSTEFTLKKRSARPSNLRPRPCPPNSFRCSNGQCIPADQVCDGRLYDCPGGEDEQSCPQTACPADMLQCQGGKCIPPYWLCDLVEDCPDGRDEVACAQRRCGDDEFRCQTGSCLPGEWVCDGQVDCHNGDDEQACLESGCPDGGFRCNNGACVVEAHVCDGIHDCYYGEDEENCALSEPCQGRFRCDNNECVTFSRVCDGRYDCSYGEDEQGCYECRTDEFQCRQGICIPILAVCDGEIDCNEGEDENNCPTRRRCPGQFECSNGRCLGHRYICNGREECPLGEDEVNCPGSPTCRNDDFQCIDGLCVHHSNVCDGERQCVSGEDERDCPCRGDQFDCGMGECVSALRVCDGRTDCPRGNDEENCPVVGTDDDGSCSGQFRCKDGACVPTDRVCDRFFDCMGGEDEEDCVMTKCGDEFQCKDGTCIAAEMMCDGLEDCLGGEDEESCRDLPPCDTNANLKMCSTGQCVTSSAFCDGWVDCYGAVDEVECPDILTCDGFFMCRLDYCIDSERICDGVTDCADERDETTVLCAVGATCLDGFECNDGECIDVARVCNGRNDCSQREDEENCPEIEECQQFTCNDGSCIDVSRVCNRRTDCPGGEDENNCPAECENFECNDGLCIPLSMVCDRRRNCRDGEDEANCPEECLGFECSDGSCIDTADVCNDRFDCPGREDEDNCPTSCSDFLCSDGVTCIDSFRQCDGRPDCPGGDDERGCAGVGCFNGFRCRDGMCIQSDQLCDGYFDCEDRSDEDAATCVYDGGYDHGYNQGYTQGYDEGYGGYESEPSYRESYHREPVYQVPDCYNEFQCEDGRCISKENVCDGYFDCLGREDEEHCDLNIQYDCPGEFACDDGTCIPSVAVCDGVVDCYDGEDESGNCVFTSPCHDSFQCGNGHCIPNEAVCDGHRDCYDGEDEDAARCANNICEFQCSTGNCIPRRYLCDGKRDCYHGEDEDRIECPVTSPCDGFQCGDGTCISDDRVCDNYKDCPDREDESACSIQQCPGQFNCQTGFCIDTRYVCNGRDDCSNGLDEAGCNLHEGCDASEFECYNGLCISLALVCDELPDCSSGEEEFDCPETTCVGQFRCDRGNCISASYVCNGRQDCENNEDELRCPTREPCEFECNSGFCLMRAQVCDGIGNCAEGEDEANCPITDQCSGGFACDDGTCIARSSVCDGYRDCLRGEDERQGSCGITGRCSGEFQCNDGSCISVSRVCDGYRDCPGREDEDRCEMPQQDQAQPDVCTDGFLCSTGACIPITSVCNGIRDCYGGEDEKPGVCSITSPCSGRQFRCDDNSCIDEDRVCDGFKDCSRREDEANCELRNPCPGQFHCGEGNCIDLRLRCDGRGNCANKKDESGCDAGNGCTSAEFECYNGICISASLVCDEIPDCASGEDEEGCQQGCGDQFECNRGNCIPRTYVCNGRSDCPEGEDEKGCVECGFECDDGVCIVIEQVCDGNPDCSRAEDEHSCPFVGGVQCPGEFPCQNGYCIPETAVCDGVPDCYDSEDEEDCPEENIGCPNGFRCGNGYCVPQAVVCDSNEDCRGGEDELGCPVVGCGSGEFQCSDGTCIPQSYTCDGFYEDCSGGEDELNCGLENLCGRDQFKCENGVCISSNWRCDGFYRDCMKGEDEEGCGSTNLVDCGKTEFRCNDGSCIQRDYVCDGQYEDCSGGDDELACPSSCGAFEFECEDKTCVAAHRMCDGREDCPYGGDEIALNCNDFLNLEECDPHYEFRCYAGQCIPKEAVCDGRNDCIGGEDESLCSSPQDTSDGLSYMLSKLNEDLEDLVDMLGKDGQGAVYSASGLASTLYDIEEALNRAEEYVTPDRRSENIISPALDLVGSQDNDLVEKGEADVPAKSIETSVKFPARTGGNGKSATWRSYDAAEASPAREVMETNTFPSLTRVVNPSNDARRELDRLANLAGALSRKLARREKEDINAIPKSKDMEDRDDVTMDQSMQLPSYGLLQRIIVLEHSMMNRERRSLRER, encoded by the exons atgaaaacatcaaGTGGAATTCTACTTTTGTGGTTTTCCTTGATAATCTCTGTGGTTCAGGAGGGTGGCACGAGTAGAAATGTCGTCCCGAGAGCTCGGAGGTTCTTGAAGCCAGGTGTACCG CTAACCAATGACAGATCCATAAAATTGCGTGTTCTACGTCACCTTGGGAACG CTTTGCCACCAAACTCTACGGAATTTACCCTAAAGAAGCGATCTGCAAGA CCGAGTAATTTACGACCACGCCCATGTCCTCCGAATTCGTTCCGATGCAGCAATGGTCAGTGCATTCCCGCAGACCAGGTCTGCGATGGACGGTTGTACGACTGCCCAGGTGGAGAG GACGAACAGAGTTGTCCCCAGACGGCTTGCCCAGCGGACATGCTGCAATGCCAAGGCGGCAAGTGCATCCCGCCCTACTGGCTGTGCGACCTCGTGGAAGACTGCCCGGACGGAAGAGACGAGGTGGCCTGCGCGCAGAGGAGATGCGGCGACGACGAGTTTCGGTGCCAAACTG GATCATGTCTGCCCGGTGAGTGGGTGTGTGATGGGCAGGTTGATTGtcataatggtgatgatgagcAAGCCTGTCTGGAGAGTGGCTGCCCTGACGGAGGGTTCAGATGCAACAACGGCGCCTGCGTTGTCGAG GCACACGTTTGTGACGGCATACACGATTGTTACTACGGCGAGGATGAAGAAAATTGCGCCCTCAGCGAGCCCTGCCAGGGTCGCTTTCGATGTGACAACAACGAGTGTGTGACGTTTTCCAGGGTCTGCGACGGCCGCTACGACTGCAGCTACGGCGAAGACGAACAGGGGTGCTATGAATGCC GAACCGATGAATTTCAGTGTCGACAAGGAATATGCATTCCCATATTGGCTGTGTGCGATGGAGAAATCGACTGTAATGAAG GGGAGGACGAGAATAATTGTCCGACTCGCCGTAGATGTCCTGGTCAATTTGAATGCTCAAACGGTCGATGCCTCGGGCACCGATACATCTGTAACGGGCGAGAGGAATGTCCCCTGGGGGAAGACGAGGTAAACTGTCCGGGATCGCCCACCTGCAGGAACGACGACTTCCAGTGCATCGATGGCTTGTGCGTTCATCATTCCAACGTCTGCGATGGTGAGCGTCAATGTGTGTCAGGCGAGGATGAGCGAGACTGTCCGTGCAGGGGCGACCAATTCGACTGCGGCATGGGGGAATGTGTGTCTGCGCTGCGTGTCTGTGACGGGCGTACGGACTGTCCACGTGGCAACGACGAAGAAAACTGTCCAGTTGTTGGAACAGATGATGATGGCAGCTGTTCCGGTCAGTTCCGCTGCAAAGATGGTGCGTGTGTGCCGACGGACCGTGTCTGTGATAGATTCTTTGACTGCATGGGCGGGGAGGATGAGGAGGACTGCGTGATGACCAAGTGTGGAGACGAGTTTCAGTGTAAAGATGGCACCTGTATCGCAGCCGAGATGATGTGTGATGGGCTTGAAGATTGTCTAGGAGGAGAAGATGAAGAGTCATGCAGGGACCTTCCGCCTTGTGACACCAACGCCAACCTAAAAATGTGCAGCACTGGACAGTGTGTGACCAGCAGCGCCTTCTGCGATGGGTGGGTTGATTGCTACGGGGCCGTTGACGAGGTGGAATGTCCGGACATTCTAACTTGTGATGGGTTCTTCATGTGTAGGCTCGACTATTGTATCGATTCAGAGAGAATATGCGACGGAGTAACAGACTGCGCCGACGAGAGAGATGAAACCACGGTTCTTTGCGCTGTCGGTGCAACCTGCCTCGACGGATTTGAGTGCAACGACGGTGAGTGCATTGACGTAGCGCGGGTCTGCAATGGAAGAAACGATTGCTCTCAGAGGGAAGACGAAGAGAACTGTCCGGAGATTGAGGAATGTCAACAATTTACCTGCAATGAcggttcgtgtattgatgtttCACGGGTTTGTAATCGACGCACAGACTGCCCAGGTGGGGAGGATGAGAACAATTGTCCTGCggaatgtgaaaattttgaatgcAACGATGGTTTGTGCATTCCCCTGTCAATGGTGTGTGATCGGCGACGAAATTGCCGCGATGGCGAGGACGAGGCAAATTGTCCGGAAGAATGCCTCGGGTTTGAATGCTCCGACGGCAGTTGCATCGATACTGCAGACGTATGcaatgacaggtttgactgccCGGGAAGAGAAGACGAAGACAACTGCCCTACGAGCTGTTCGGATTTCTTGTGCAGTGATGGGGTCACATGTATCGACTCTTTTCGACAGTGCGACGGACGCCCTGACTGCCCGGGAGGAGACGACGAGCGCGGCTGCGCGGGTGTCGGCTGCTTCAACGGTTTTCGTTGCAGGGATGGAATGTGCATCCAGTCTGATCAACTCTGTGATGGTTACTTCGATTGTGAGGATAGATCCGACGAAGACGCTGCTACGTGTGTGTACGATGGAGGTTACGATCACGGATATAACCAGGGATACACACAAGGGTATGATGAGGGATATGGTGGTTACGAGTCAGAGCCGAGCTATCGTGAGAGCTACCATCGTGAGCCAGTTTATCAGGTGCCGGACTGTTACAATGAGTTCCAGTGTGAGGATGGAAGATGCATCTCCAAAGAAAATGTGTGTGATGGCTACTTCGATTGCCTTGGTAGGGAGGACGAGGAACATTGCGATCTTAATATCCAATATGACTGTCCTGGAGAATTTGCCTGTGATGACGGCACATGCATTCCTTCAGTAGCAGTTTGCGATGGCGTTGTCGACTGCTACGACGGTGAAGATGAGAGCGGAAATTGCGTATTCACGAGCCCATGCCACGATAGTTTCCAATGTGGCAATGGTCATTGCATCCCCAACGAAGCTGTCTGTGATGGCCATAGAGATTGCTATGATGGGGAAGATGAAGACGCAGCGAGGTGTGCCAACAACATCTGTGAGTTCCAATGCAGTACTGGGAACTGCATACCTCGGAGATATCTCTGCGACGGTAAGCGAGACTGCTATCACGGCGAAGACGAAGATCGGATCGAGTGTCCAGTGACCAGCCCTTGTGATGGCTTCCAGTGCGGCGATGGCACGTGTATCTCAGACGACCGGGTGTGTGACAACTACAAAGATTGTCCGGATAGGGAAGATGAGAGCGCGTGTAGCATACAGCAGTGTCCAGGACAATTCAACTGCCAAACTGGCTTCTGCATAGACACCCGGTATGTTTGCAATGGACGAGATGACTGTTCAAACGGTCTAGACGAAGCAGGATGTAATTTGCACGAAGGGTGTGATGCCTCTGAATTCGAATGCTACAACGGGCTATGTATCTCCCTGGCCCTCGTTTGCGACGAACTGCCCGACTGTTCAAGCGGTGAAGAAGAATTTGATTGTCCGGAGACAACGTGTGTTGGACAGTTTCGGTGCGACAGAGGGAACTGCATCTCGGCGTCCTACGTATGCAACGGGAGGCAGGACTGTGAAAATAACGAAGACGAGCTCCGTTGTCCGACTCGTGAACCgtgcgaatttgaatgcaaCAGTGGCTTTTGCCTGATGCGGGCTCAGGTTTGTGATGGGATCGGAAACTGCGCCGAAGGTGAAGACGAAGCAAATTGTCCTATCACCGACCAATGTTCTGGAGGATTTGCTTGTGATGACGGTACGTGTATTGCGAGATCATCTGTTTGCGATGGTTATAGGGACTGTCTTCGGGGAGAGGATGAACGGCAAGGTAGTTGTGGTATTACCGGAAGGTGCTCAGGGGAGTTCCAGTGCAACGATGGATCTTGCATTTCGGTGTCCAGAGTTTGTGATGGCTACAGAGACTGCCCTGGACGGGAAGATGAGGACAGGTGTGAAATGCCCCAACAGGATCAGGCACAGCCAGATGTTTGCACTGATGGATTCCTCTGCAGCACAGGTGCTTGTATCCCCATCACGTCTGTGTGCAATGGCATCCGGGATTGTTATGGAGGTGAGGATGAAAAGCCCGGAGTCTGTTCAATTACGTCGCCCTGTTCAGGCCGTCAGTTCCGCTGTGATGACAATTCGTGTATCGATGAAGACCGAGTCTGCGATGGCTTCAAGGACTGCTCTAGGCGAGAAGACGAAGCCAACTGCGAACTGCGCAACCCTTGTCCCGGTCAGTTTCACTGTGGCGAAGGCAACTGCATCGATCTACGGCTCAGGTGCGATGGGCGTGGTAATTGTGCCAACAAGAAGGACGAAAGCGGCTGTGATGCAGGAAACGGTTGTACCTCTGCGGAGTTTGAATGCTACAATGGCATTTGCATCAGCGCCAGCTTAGTGTGCGATGAAATACCGGACTGCGCTTCAGGGGAGGATGAGGAAGGGTGCCAGCAAGGCTGTGGCGACCAGTTCGAATGCAATCGAGGAAACTGCATTCCTCGCACTTATGTATGCAATGGTAGATCCGACTGCCCGGAAGGGGAGGATGAAAAGGGCTGCGTAGAATGCGGCTTTGAGTGTGACGACGGTGTTTGCATCGTCATCGAGCAGGTGTGCGATGGCAATCCTGATTGTTCGCGGGCTGAAGACGAACACAGCTGTCCTTTTGTCGGCGGTGTGCAATGTCCTGGTGAATTCCCCTGTCAGAACGGGTACTGTATACCGGAAACCGCCGTCTGCGATGGGGTGCCGGATTGCTACGATAGCGAAGATGAGGAAGACTGCCCGGAAGAAAACATTGGGTGCCCGAACGGGTTTCGATGCGGCAACGGATATTGTGTCCCCCAGGCAGTCGTCTGCGACTCCAACGAGGATTGTCGCGGGGGTGAAGACGAGCTGGGGTGCCCTGTTGTGGGATGTGGGAGCGGGGAGTTCCAGTGCTCAGATGGTACCTGCATCCCTCAGTCTTACACCTGCGATGGTTTTTATGAGGACTGCTCCGGAGGGGAAGATGAGCTGAACTGCGGACTAGAGAACCTCTGTGGCAGAGATCAGTTCAAG TGTGAAAATGGAGTCTGCATTTCGTCAAACTGGCGGTGTGACGGGTTCTACCGAGACTGTATGAAGGGCGAGGATGAAGAAGGCTGCGGTTCAACGAACTTAGTGGACTGTGGCAAGACGGAATTCAGGTGTAACGATGGTTCGTGCATCCAAAGG GACTATGTGTGTGACGGACAATACGAGGACTGTAGCGGAGGGGATGATGAATTAGCCTGCCCCAGCTCCTGCGGTGCCTTCGAGTTCGAG TGTGAGGACAAGACCTGTGTAGCTGCCCATCGCATGTGCGACGGTCGGGAAGACTGCCCGTATGGGGGTGACGAGATTGCGCTGAACTGCAACGATTTCCTTAATCTCG AGGAGTGCGATCCCCATTACGAATTTCGTTGCTATGCCGGGCAGTGCATCCCGAAGGAGGCTGTTTGTGATGGACGAAATGACTGTATAGGAGGAGAGGATGAGAGTCTTTGCTCCTCGCCGCAGG ACACCAGCGACGGACTCTCATACATGCTGTCTAAGCTAAATGAAGACTTGGAGGATCTGGTCGACATGCTGGGGAAAG ATGGCCAGGGAGCGGTATACAGTGCGAGTGGACTAGCGAGCACCTTGTACGACATTGAGGAGGCGCTGAATCGTGCAG AAGAATACGTAACGCCCGACCGGCGAAGTGAAAACATTATTTCACCTGCTTTGGATCTGGTTGGCTCGCAAGATAACGATTTGGTTGAGAAAGGCGAGGCGGACGTCCCTGCCAAAAGCATCGAAACCAGCGTCAAGTTTCCCGCCCGGACGGGAGGGAATGGAAAGTCTGCTACATGGCGGTCGTACGACGCCGCCGAGGCTTCACCCGCTCGAGAAGTCATGGAAACCAATACGTTCCCTTCCCTTACGAGGGTCGTCAACCCGTCGAATGACGCCCGACGCGAGTTAGATCGGCTGGCGAATTTGGCAGGAGCGCTGTCACGAAAGTTAGCCCGACGTGAGAAGGAGGATATCAACGCTATCCCGAAATCCAAAGACATGGAAGACAGGGATGACGTCACAATGGACCAGTCCATGCAGCTCCCGTCTTATGGCTTACTACAGCGAATAATAGTGTTGGAACATTCCATGATGAATAGGGAGAGAAGATCGCTGAGAGAGCGATAG